A portion of the Stigmatopora argus isolate UIUO_Sarg chromosome 15, RoL_Sarg_1.0, whole genome shotgun sequence genome contains these proteins:
- the jkamp gene encoding JNK1/MAPK8-associated membrane protein → MFNTGRSFLKVVRVFPVWTLSSNNRRCWKLFGMNGVAMTATCPGLYCGRIMFNGSVERDCGVCPRGERANIQKVCERCTESPELYDWLYLGFMAMLPLVLHWFFIEWYSGKKSSSALLQHVTALLECGVSAVVTLLLTEPVGKMAVHSCRVQMLSDWYTMLYNPSPDYINTLHCTQEAVYPLYTIVLIYYAFCLVLMMLLRPLLVKKIACGLGKSDRFKSIYAALYFFPILTVLQAVGGGLLYYAFPFIILVLSLVTLAVYMSASEIQTFKNLVAKKKRLVVLFSHWLLHAYGLVSISRLDKLEQDLPLLALVPGPALFYIATAKFTEPSRILSEGSNGH, encoded by the exons ATGTTTAACACCGGACGTAGTTTTTTGAAAGTGGTTCGAGTGTTTCCTGTTTGGACGCTATCCTCTAATAACCGCAGGTGTTGGAAATTGTTCGGCATGAACG GTGTTGCCATGACGGCGACATGCCCGGGCCTATACTGTGGCAGAATAATGTTCAATGGATCAGTCGAAAGAGATTGTGGT GTTTGTCCTCGTGGAGAACGGGCTAATATCCAAAAAGTGTGCGAGCGCTGCACCGAGTCGCCTGAACTTTATGATTGGCTCTATCTGGGCTTCATGGCCATGTTACCTCTCGTGCTTCACTGGTTCTTCATTGAGTGGTATTCCGGGAAGAAAAG TTCCAGTGCTTTGCTGCAGCACGTGACGGCCTTGCTGGAGTGCGGCGTCTCGGCCGTGGTCACGCTCTTACTCACCGAGCCAGTAGGCAAGATGGCCGTCCACTCCTGTCGAGTCCAGATGCTGTCAGATTGGTACACCATGCTTTATAATCCTAGTCCGGACTACATCAACACTTTGCACTGCACCCAGGAAGCAGTCTACCCACT GTATACCATTGTCTTAATCTATTATGCCTTCTGCTTGGTGCTGATGATGCTACTGCGCCCCCTGCTGGTTAAAAAGATAGCATGCGGTCTGGGCAAGTCGGATCGATTTAAGAGCATCTATGCCGCGTTGTATTTCTTCCCCATCCTCACCGTGCTTCAGGCTGTTGGGGGCGGATTACTCT atTATGCATTTCCCTTTATAATACTCGTCCTGTCCCTGGTCACACTTGCCGTGTACATGTCTGCTTCCGAGATCCAG ACCTTCAAGAACCTGGTGGCCAAGAAGAAGCGTCTGGTGGTCCTGTTCAGCCATTGGCTGCTCCACGCCTACGGCCTGGTCTCCATCTCGCGGCTGGACAAGCTGGAGCAGGACCTCCCGCTGTTGGCCCTGGTCCCCGGGCCGGCCCTGTTCTATATCGCCACAGCTAAGTTCACCGAGCCGAGTCGCATCCTATCCGAGGGCAGCAATGGACATTGA